In the Helianthus annuus cultivar XRQ/B chromosome 11, HanXRQr2.0-SUNRISE, whole genome shotgun sequence genome, one interval contains:
- the LOC110889682 gene encoding alpha-1,6-mannosyl-glycoprotein 2-beta-N-acetylglucosaminyltransferase, giving the protein MSRSVFDRAMASYKKPRIRDGAVRRFLSVVFLTLAGVLLLFFLAGMNSGDSNEEIDRSSEFSVNVTGLIKSIKLPKHNRLSKMLENKNQLPPRNMDLYPNLAKDRIIIVLYVHNRPQYLKLVVDSLSRVSGIDETLLIVSHDGYFEEMNKVVEGIRFCQVKQIFAPFSPHIFPDSFPGVSPNDCKDKDSAVEKHCEGTTDQYGNHRSPKIVSLKHHWWWMMNTVWDGLKETTGHTGDILFIEEDHFIFPNAYRNLKMLTELKPKKCPDCYAANLAPSNVKSRGENWDSLIAERMGNVGYTFNRTVWRKIHRKAKEFCFFDDYNWDITMWVTVYPSFGRPVYSIRGSRASAVHFGKCGLHQGQGENTACVDNGVVNIETEEIDKVVNIKPEWGVHVISNQDGYQAGFRGWGGWGDKRDHQLCLDFASMYHVRSKTF; this is encoded by the coding sequence ATGTCTAGGAGTGTTTTTGATAGAGCCATGGCTTCTTACAAGAAACCGCGAATTAGGGATGGTGCGGTTCGTAGGTTTCTTTCGGTAGTGTTTTTAACTCTGGCTGGTGttcttttgttgttttttctTGCTGGGATGAATTCGGGCGATTCTAACGAGGAAATCGATAGAAGTAGTGAGTTTAGCGTTAACGTTACGGGTTTGATCAAGAGTATTAAGCTTCCTAAACATAACCGTTTGTCGAAAATGTTGGAGAATAAGAACCAGTTGCCTCCGAGAAACATGGATTTGTATCCGAATCTAGCTAAAGACCGTATAATAATCGTTCTTTATGTTCACAATCGGCCACAGTATCTCAAACTAGTCGTGGATAGCCTTTCTCGTGTGTCGGGTATTGATGAAACGTTGTTGATCGTAAGTCACGATGGGTATTTTGAAGAAATGAACAAGGTTGTTGAGGGGATTCGGTTTTGTCAAGTGAAACAAATATTCGCCCCCTTTTCGCCTCATATATTTCCCGATAGTTTTCCCGGTGTATCCCCTAACGATTGCAAAGATAAAGATAGCGCGGTTGAGAAACACTGCGAAGGCACTACCGATCAGTATGGAAATCATCGGTCACCGAAGATTGTGTCGTTGAAACACCATTGGTGGTGGATGATGAACACGGTTTGGGACGGGTTAAAGGAGACAACGGGTCATACGGGTGATATTCTTTTTATAGAAGAAGATCATTTCATTTTTCCAAACGCGTATCGTAATTTGAAGATGTTAACGGAGTTGAAACCCAAAAAGTGTCCCGATTGTTACGCTGCAAATCTCGCTCCAAGTAACGTCAAATCCCGAGGCGAAAACTGGGATAGTTTGATAGCGGAACGAATGGGTAACGTGGGCTACACGTTTAACCGAACGGTTTGGAGGAAAATACATAGAAAAGCCAAGGAGTTTTGTTTCTTTGATGATTATAACTGGGATATAACAATGTGGGTGACGGTTTATCCGTCGTTTGGTCGTCCGGTTTACTCTATCCGTGGATCTAGGGCTAGCGCGGTTCACTTTGGGAAATGCGGGTTGCACCAGGGTCAAGGGGAAAACACCGCTTGTGTGGACAACGGTGTGGTGAACATTGAAACCGAAGAGATTGATAAGGTAGTTAACATTAAACCCGAGTGGGGTGTACACGTTATAAGCAATCAAGACGGGTATCAAGCGGGATTTCGAGGGTGGGGCGGGTGGGGAGATAAGAGAGATCATCAATTGTGTTTGGATTTTGCTAGTATGTACCATGTGAGGAGTAAAACTTTTTGA